In Clostridium sp. SY8519, one genomic interval encodes:
- a CDS encoding nitroreductase family protein, producing the protein MNTEVIRERKSVRTYKKQEIPEQTLDKVKNYLQKDTGLFEVPIEFTILNAKNDNVSSPVIIGADTYIAGKYRRQKNAEISFGYAFEKFVLYATSLGLGTVWLAATIDRKAFEKAVHLKEDEVMPAVTPLGFAAEKRSIREGMMRKGLKSDSRRPFEQLFFQDDFQKPLNQAASGIWNLPLEMVRLAPSATNKQPWRAVAEKDRVHFYEKKTKGYAKESTGDIQKVDLGIALCHFEIAAEESGLKGRFIQTDPGIPVAENTEYIATFELEG; encoded by the coding sequence ATGAATACAGAAGTGATCAGAGAGAGAAAAAGTGTGCGAACCTATAAAAAACAGGAGATTCCGGAGCAGACTCTGGACAAAGTGAAGAACTATCTTCAGAAAGACACCGGTCTGTTTGAGGTTCCAATCGAGTTTACGATTCTGAATGCAAAAAATGATAATGTCAGCAGTCCGGTGATCATTGGTGCAGATACATATATAGCGGGAAAATACAGACGACAGAAGAATGCAGAAATTTCATTTGGGTATGCATTCGAGAAGTTTGTTCTCTATGCAACGTCTCTGGGGCTGGGTACGGTATGGCTGGCTGCGACGATTGATCGCAAAGCATTTGAAAAAGCTGTGCATTTGAAGGAAGATGAAGTGATGCCTGCAGTAACACCTCTTGGCTTTGCCGCTGAGAAACGTTCCATTCGTGAGGGTATGATGCGGAAAGGCCTGAAATCGGACAGCCGCCGTCCGTTTGAACAATTGTTTTTTCAGGATGATTTTCAGAAGCCATTAAATCAGGCGGCCAGCGGGATATGGAATCTGCCATTGGAGATGGTAAGGCTTGCGCCTTCTGCTACAAATAAGCAGCCCTGGAGAGCCGTTGCTGAGAAGGACAGGGTGCATTTTTATGAAAAGAAGACGAAAGGATATGCAAAGGAATCTACGGGGGATATTCAGAAAGTAGATTTGGGGATTGCTCTCTGTCATTTTGAAATCGCTGCTGAAGAAAGTGGATTAAAAGGCAGATTCATCCAGACTGATCCTGGTATTCCGGTAGCGGAGAATACCGAATACATAGCAACGTTTGAGTTGGAGGGGTAA
- a CDS encoding NADP-dependent oxidoreductase, with translation MKAAVLTHYDKNGTELEIREVSVPVPGNDEVLVKIEAAAVNPLDNMIVRGEVKLIVPYRMPLIMGNEFAGIVEKTGKNAAQFQPGDRVYGRMPLKKIGAFAEYAAVKESALAVIPDYLSFEEAATVPLTALTAMQAFEIMKAKAGESVFISGGTGSLGAMAIPVAKSLGLHVYTNGSEENEERVKRLGTERFIDYKKENYADVLADIDHVLDTLGDRELPNEFKVLKKGGSLVSLRGLPNGRFAKRSGMSLFKRILCQMAGRKYDKMAAKKDQTYDFLFVHEDGHQLGNIGKVFDKDHPLETSIDEIFRLDQINEAMAKVKRGKSKGKTIVIMEKQE, from the coding sequence ATGAAGGCAGCAGTACTTACACACTACGACAAAAATGGTACAGAACTTGAAATCCGAGAGGTGTCTGTCCCTGTTCCGGGAAATGACGAGGTTCTCGTAAAAATCGAAGCAGCGGCTGTCAATCCGCTTGACAATATGATCGTTCGGGGCGAAGTGAAGCTGATCGTCCCATACAGAATGCCGCTTATTATGGGAAATGAGTTCGCTGGTATTGTTGAAAAAACAGGAAAGAACGCCGCACAGTTTCAACCTGGAGATAGGGTTTACGGGAGGATGCCTCTGAAGAAAATCGGTGCTTTTGCAGAATATGCAGCGGTAAAAGAGTCTGCCCTTGCTGTGATTCCGGACTATTTATCATTTGAAGAAGCAGCGACAGTTCCGCTTACTGCACTGACCGCGATGCAAGCTTTTGAAATCATGAAGGCAAAGGCAGGTGAATCTGTATTTATCTCGGGAGGAACCGGAAGTCTTGGTGCAATGGCAATTCCTGTCGCCAAAAGTCTTGGGCTGCATGTATACACGAACGGAAGTGAGGAAAATGAAGAGCGTGTAAAAAGGCTTGGCACAGAGAGATTTATTGACTATAAGAAAGAAAACTATGCGGATGTATTAGCAGATATAGATCATGTCCTTGATACGCTTGGGGACCGTGAACTTCCAAATGAATTCAAGGTGTTGAAAAAAGGCGGCAGTCTTGTATCTCTGCGAGGCTTGCCAAATGGCCGGTTTGCAAAACGAAGTGGTATGTCTTTGTTTAAGCGAATCCTATGTCAAATGGCAGGAAGAAAATACGACAAGATGGCAGCGAAGAAAGATCAGACGTATGATTTTCTCTTTGTACATGAAGATGGACATCAGCTGGGGAATATTGGAAAAGTTTTTGACAAGGATCATCCGCTGGAAACATCTATTGATGAGATCTTTCGCCTGGATCAGATTAATGAAGCAATGGCAAAGGTAAAACGTGGGAAGTCTAAGGGTAAGACAATCGTTATTATGGAGAAACAAGAATAA
- a CDS encoding flavodoxin family protein, which produces MKVMVLNASPRKAGNTAKLLKAAADGARDAGAEVEYIDLYDLTFTGCRGCMLCKRKGVERCHCYWKDDLSPIIDKIFRADTLLIGTAIYLGRPTSRYFELLERLHFCSLSYDDYSNYFKGKVNVGLFVSMNATKEFYERLYKAKFEEYAKELEMLGGKVILYPCYDTLQVSDYSKFNMASFDESKKKLVHEKDFPKDLENAYRIGQELCKFQYV; this is translated from the coding sequence ATGAAGGTTATGGTATTAAACGCAAGCCCGAGAAAAGCCGGGAATACTGCTAAATTGCTTAAAGCAGCAGCAGATGGCGCAAGAGATGCAGGAGCAGAAGTTGAGTATATTGACTTATACGATCTGACTTTTACCGGATGCAGAGGCTGCATGCTCTGCAAGCGAAAAGGTGTAGAAAGATGTCATTGCTATTGGAAAGACGACTTATCACCAATCATTGATAAAATATTTCGTGCGGATACGTTGCTGATCGGAACGGCGATTTATCTGGGAAGGCCGACGAGCCGTTATTTCGAATTGTTAGAGCGCCTGCATTTCTGTTCGCTGTCCTATGACGATTACAGCAATTACTTTAAGGGTAAAGTAAACGTCGGGTTGTTCGTCAGCATGAACGCTACCAAAGAGTTCTACGAGCGTCTATATAAAGCAAAATTTGAAGAGTATGCCAAAGAACTGGAAATGCTGGGTGGTAAGGTAATCCTGTATCCCTGCTATGATACTTTGCAAGTATCGGATTATTCGAAGTTCAATATGGCAAGCTTTGATGAAAGTAAAAAGAAATTAGTACACGAAAAGGATTTTCCTAAGGATTTGGAAAATGCCTATCGGATAGGGCAGGAACTATGTAAATTCCAGTATGTATGA
- a CDS encoding branched-chain amino acid transporter permease, giving the protein MTLSEQIITIAICAAGTMLTRFLPFLIFSSKKPTPKFIVYLGKALPCAVFGMLVIYCLKNVSLFSGSHGIPELIAIAATAGLHLWKKQMLLSIAGGTILYMLLVQFVF; this is encoded by the coding sequence ATGACGCTGTCCGAACAGATTATCACCATCGCCATCTGCGCAGCGGGAACAATGCTGACAAGATTCCTGCCGTTTCTTATTTTTTCCTCAAAGAAACCAACTCCGAAATTTATTGTTTACCTTGGCAAAGCTCTGCCCTGCGCCGTTTTCGGGATGCTTGTGATCTACTGTCTGAAAAATGTATCCCTGTTCTCAGGCTCACACGGCATCCCTGAGTTGATTGCCATAGCTGCAACTGCAGGTCTTCATCTGTGGAAAAAGCAGATGCTGTTATCCATTGCCGGCGGAACCATTCTCTATATGCTGCTTGTTCAGTTTGTATTTTAA
- a CDS encoding Rrf2 family transcriptional regulator — MDTKFSSAIHALILISESETPMNSEQIAASVGTNASYIRKLTTRLRKAEIIEGRRGISGFRLVRKPEDISLLDIYRSVTETNSLHLFDIHQNPNDACIVGHNIRPVLNGMFRNMEECVEKELAGITLADCISNMRVYVDEQNEKEATE, encoded by the coding sequence ATGGATACGAAATTTTCATCTGCCATCCATGCGCTGATCCTGATTTCGGAATCGGAGACGCCGATGAATTCTGAACAGATCGCAGCAAGTGTCGGAACAAACGCAAGTTATATCCGAAAGCTGACGACAAGACTTAGAAAAGCAGAAATTATTGAGGGACGCCGTGGCATCAGCGGATTTCGGTTGGTCAGAAAACCGGAGGATATCTCACTTCTTGATATCTACAGGTCTGTTACGGAAACGAATTCCCTGCATCTGTTTGATATCCATCAGAATCCGAATGACGCCTGTATTGTCGGGCATAACATTCGTCCCGTTTTGAACGGAATGTTTCGGAATATGGAGGAGTGCGTGGAAAAAGAGCTTGCGGGCATCACACTGGCGGATTGTATCAGCAACATGCGTGTGTATGTCGATGAGCAGAACGAGAAGGAGGCGACGGAATGA
- a CDS encoding ACT domain-containing protein: MELKKIAHNLTVCKVKNVSDIDMTSEFYFIGRTDEEISLVCKTEDTPVETVERDDGWKGFRIQGTLNFSLIGILSKLSGILADHKIGIFAVSTYNTDYIFVKEENLDRALNVLASEGYSIV, translated from the coding sequence ATGGAATTGAAAAAGATAGCGCACAATCTGACTGTTTGTAAGGTGAAGAATGTATCAGACATAGACATGACGTCTGAATTCTATTTTATTGGCAGAACAGATGAAGAGATTTCCTTAGTTTGTAAAACGGAAGATACTCCGGTTGAGACTGTTGAGCGGGATGATGGATGGAAAGGTTTTCGTATTCAGGGAACGCTGAATTTTTCTTTGATTGGAATTCTGTCAAAGCTGTCAGGCATTCTTGCGGATCATAAAATAGGCATCTTCGCAGTTTCCACGTATAATACAGACTATATCTTTGTAAAGGAAGAAAACCTTGACAGGGCATTAAATGTCTTGGCATCGGAAGGATATTCGATCGTATAA
- a CDS encoding LPXTG cell wall anchor domain-containing protein has product MQDAEGRDVNANGDKADKVMLTTQFTETTPKNNPDNPDTPSNPDTPSNPDTPSNPDTPSNPDTPSNPDTPSTPDTPSNPDTPDNPDTPSKPDTPSKPSKPDTSSKPSVKKGSVTHTKTNQTTKAVTANKISENPQTGDTNNLYTWFLSMIASVGMCVAGIVHLKKKKSSR; this is encoded by the coding sequence ATGCAGGACGCAGAGGGCAGGGATGTCAACGCGAACGGGGATAAGGCGGATAAGGTAATGCTGACCACGCAATTTACCGAAACAACCCCAAAGAATAATCCAGACAATCCGGACACACCGAGCAACCCGGATACACCGAGCAACCCGGATACACCGAGCAACCCGGATACACCGAGCAACCCGGATACACCGAGCAATCCGGACACACCGAGTACCCCGGATACGCCGAGCAATCCGGATACACCAGACAATCCGGATACACCAAGCAAGCCGGACACACCAAGTAAGCCGAGCAAGCCGGATACATCGAGCAAGCCGAGTGTAAAGAAGGGTTCGGTTACTCACACAAAAACGAATCAGACCACAAAAGCAGTGACGGCAAACAAGATATCTGAAAATCCTCAGACAGGAGATACAAACAATCTGTACACATGGTTCCTTTCCATGATTGCTTCTGTTGGAATGTGTGTGGCGGGCATTGTTCATTTAAAAAAGAAGAAAAGCAGTCGATAA
- a CDS encoding AzlC family ABC transporter permease, whose product MKTRAFKAAFPYTIPIFAGFWFLAFAYGILMNVNGFSFVYPMLMSLLIYGGSLEFIVVTMLLSPFAPMAALIITLLVQARHLFYGITMLDRFKDTGWKKFYLIFGMCDETFSINYTAEIPEDVDRGWFLFFVTLLNQIYWVSGATVGGWIGSLLKFNTKGLDFVMTAMFVTIFMNQWMKEEQKYTGLIGIGATLVCLIIFGADSFMVPAMLVILALLILFRKPIEPFYQQKETNQL is encoded by the coding sequence ATGAAGACCAGAGCGTTCAAGGCCGCTTTTCCATATACCATACCGATCTTTGCCGGTTTCTGGTTTCTTGCGTTTGCCTACGGGATTCTGATGAATGTAAACGGATTCTCATTTGTCTATCCCATGCTGATGAGCTTACTCATCTATGGCGGTTCTCTCGAGTTCATTGTGGTAACCATGCTCCTGTCTCCGTTCGCGCCGATGGCAGCCCTGATCATCACGCTTCTTGTGCAGGCCAGACACCTGTTTTACGGAATCACCATGCTGGATCGTTTCAAGGACACCGGATGGAAGAAGTTTTACCTGATCTTCGGGATGTGCGACGAGACGTTTTCCATTAACTATACAGCAGAGATCCCGGAAGACGTTGATCGAGGATGGTTCCTGTTCTTCGTCACTCTCCTGAACCAAATTTACTGGGTATCCGGAGCTACTGTCGGCGGATGGATCGGCTCCCTGCTGAAGTTCAATACAAAAGGCCTTGACTTTGTCATGACCGCCATGTTTGTCACCATCTTTATGAACCAGTGGATGAAGGAAGAGCAGAAATATACCGGTCTCATCGGCATCGGAGCCACCCTTGTATGCCTCATCATTTTCGGAGCCGATTCTTTTATGGTTCCAGCCATGCTGGTCATTCTGGCACTTCTGATCCTGTTCCGAAAACCGATTGAACCATTTTACCAACAGAAGGAGACAAATCAACTATGA
- a CDS encoding XRE family transcriptional regulator — MEAGQIIAYNLKRLREERKLSLGQLAELAGVSKVILSKIEKGDSNPTINTIWKITGAFHLPYTSLLEMPVSTALHIRKKDISELTEDKYHIFPYYTKTADRNFELYQIEAEPGCEHTSIGHSSNSFEYIMLLEGEMVLETGGECHELAKDDALMFDASAAHTYRNPGTKTAKAALLIHYM, encoded by the coding sequence ATGGAAGCAGGACAGATCATCGCATATAATCTGAAAAGACTGAGAGAAGAACGAAAGCTTAGCCTGGGGCAGCTCGCTGAGCTGGCGGGAGTCAGCAAGGTGATTCTGTCTAAGATTGAAAAGGGGGATTCCAATCCCACGATCAATACGATCTGGAAGATAACGGGAGCATTTCATCTCCCTTATACCAGTCTTCTTGAAATGCCTGTAAGTACAGCGCTTCATATCCGGAAAAAGGACATCTCTGAACTGACAGAAGATAAATATCATATCTTTCCCTATTATACCAAGACCGCTGACAGGAATTTTGAGCTTTATCAGATTGAGGCGGAACCGGGGTGTGAGCATACTTCGATCGGGCATTCTTCCAACAGCTTCGAGTACATCATGCTGCTGGAAGGGGAAATGGTTCTGGAAACCGGCGGTGAGTGCCATGAGCTTGCGAAAGATGATGCACTGATGTTTGATGCTTCTGCTGCGCATACTTACAGAAACCCAGGAACGAAAACCGCGAAGGCGGCATTGCTGATACATTATATGTAA